In Mesorhizobium sp., one DNA window encodes the following:
- a CDS encoding MliC family protein: protein MGGSFLNGGRGAFIAAGLAVACLAAGCASDGVSPVTASLAPGASAAVADMADAGGDAAYDDNALYAGRSTYRCDNGESIEVDNTVTQVALGLSDGTVMELPASPADSHTRYVKDQYAFVFDGAEALYFRPKAPPATCRR, encoded by the coding sequence ATGGGGGGTTCCTTTCTAAACGGCGGGCGTGGAGCGTTCATCGCGGCAGGGCTGGCGGTGGCGTGTCTCGCTGCCGGCTGCGCTTCGGACGGAGTCTCTCCCGTCACCGCATCGCTGGCGCCCGGCGCATCCGCTGCCGTCGCGGACATGGCCGACGCGGGGGGCGACGCGGCCTATGACGACAACGCCCTCTATGCCGGACGTTCGACCTATCGCTGCGACAATGGCGAGAGCATCGAGGTCGACAACACGGTCACCCAGGTGGCGCTCGGCCTCTCCGACGGCACGGTCATGGAATTGCCGGCTTCTCCCGCCGATTCGCACACCCGCTATGTGAAAGATCAGTACGCCTTCGTCTTCGACGGTGCGGAAGCGCTTTATTTCCGGCCCAAGGCGCCTCCGGCGACGTGCAGGCGCTGA